The proteins below come from a single Halomonas binhaiensis genomic window:
- the gcvT gene encoding glycine cleavage system aminomethyltransferase GcvT, with protein sequence MSDLKTTPLHALHQELGARMVPFAGYDMPVQYPLGVKKEHEHTRTACGLFDVSHMAQVLIRGEEPLAALERLVCADLVDLPEGMQRYGLFTNDQGGILDDLMVVNAGDHVYMVVNAACREQDEAHLRVGLPHHDIDVVERGLLAIQGPKTAEVMERLCPEACKLVFMQHGRFDIDGIPVWVSRSGYTGEDGFEISVAAEQTEALARLLLAQEEVEAIGLGARDSLRLEAGLCLYGHDIDTTTTPAEAGLIWAVGKSRRNGGEREGGFPGADVILKQIASKSQQRKRVGLLGEGRAPVREGAELYSDDGERLGQVTSGGFGPSVGKPVAMGYVNLSHAEIGTTVYAEVRGKRLPMLVTKMPVITPGYYRG encoded by the coding sequence ATGAGTGACCTCAAGACGACTCCGCTTCACGCCCTGCACCAGGAACTGGGTGCCAGGATGGTGCCCTTTGCGGGATATGACATGCCTGTGCAGTATCCGTTGGGGGTCAAGAAGGAACATGAACACACCCGGACTGCCTGTGGTCTGTTCGACGTCTCGCACATGGCGCAAGTTCTGATTCGTGGGGAGGAGCCTCTGGCCGCACTGGAACGTCTGGTATGTGCCGACCTGGTAGACCTGCCGGAGGGTATGCAGCGCTATGGTCTGTTTACCAATGATCAGGGCGGTATTCTCGATGACCTGATGGTCGTCAATGCTGGTGATCATGTCTATATGGTGGTCAACGCTGCTTGCCGTGAGCAGGATGAGGCGCATTTGCGGGTAGGCTTGCCTCATCACGATATTGACGTCGTGGAGCGGGGTCTGTTGGCCATCCAGGGACCGAAGACTGCCGAAGTGATGGAGCGTCTGTGTCCCGAGGCATGCAAGCTGGTGTTCATGCAACATGGGCGCTTTGACATTGATGGCATCCCGGTATGGGTGAGCCGCAGTGGCTATACCGGTGAGGATGGCTTCGAGATTTCTGTCGCGGCAGAACAGACGGAAGCGCTGGCCCGCTTGCTGCTGGCGCAGGAAGAGGTCGAGGCCATTGGTCTGGGAGCGCGCGATTCGTTGCGTCTGGAAGCGGGTCTGTGTCTGTATGGTCATGACATCGATACGACGACGACCCCTGCAGAGGCTGGCTTGATCTGGGCTGTCGGCAAGTCCCGCCGGAATGGTGGCGAACGAGAAGGCGGTTTCCCTGGTGCCGATGTGATACTGAAGCAGATTGCCAGCAAGAGCCAGCAGCGCAAGCGGGTCGGCCTGCTTGGCGAAGGTCGTGCCCCGGTACGTGAAGGTGCTGAGCTCTATAGTGACGATGGCGAGCGTCTGGGACAGGTGACATCAGGTGGCTTCGGTCCTTCGGTGGGCAAGCCGGTGGCGATGGGCTATGTCAATCTCTCCCATGCGGAAATCGGT
- a CDS encoding alanine/glycine:cation symporter family protein → METLTNIFTAINGVVWGPLMLILLLGVGIYLQLGLKLLPIRKLGMGFKLMWAGRDGKAGAKAEDGEVSPFNALMTALSATIGTGNIAGVATAIALGGPGAVFWMWITALVGMATKFSEAVLAVRYRETDENGYHIGGPMFYIKNGLGQKWAWLGGLFAFFGAIAAFGIGNTVQSNSVADALASSFSIPHWLTGVVLMVLSGAVILGGIKRIAKVAGKLVPIMGIAYIAAGLVVLAINAEHIGAAFASIFTYAFNPHAAAGGFAGAAVMAAIRFGVARGIFSNEAGLGSAPIAHAAAQTKNPVRQGLIAMLGTFIDTIMVCSITALVILTAPVWLTGEEGASLTALSFDNALSGAGQYIVAIALAVFAFTTILGWSFYGEKCFQYLFGTRSIMIYRVLFVLAVPLGAVAKLGFIWLMADTFNAMMAIPNLIALALLSPVVFKLTKDYFDGKDVLPGEDLNHDKS, encoded by the coding sequence GTGGAAACACTTACTAATATCTTCACCGCCATCAATGGTGTGGTCTGGGGGCCGTTGATGCTGATCCTGTTGCTCGGGGTTGGTATCTATCTGCAATTGGGCTTGAAGCTGTTGCCGATTCGTAAGCTCGGCATGGGCTTCAAGCTGATGTGGGCGGGCCGGGATGGGAAGGCTGGGGCGAAGGCAGAAGATGGGGAAGTGTCTCCGTTCAATGCCCTGATGACGGCTCTGTCTGCCACTATCGGTACCGGTAACATCGCAGGTGTGGCCACCGCTATTGCCCTGGGGGGGCCAGGCGCTGTGTTCTGGATGTGGATCACAGCACTGGTAGGCATGGCGACCAAGTTCTCCGAAGCCGTTCTGGCAGTGCGCTATCGCGAGACCGACGAGAACGGTTACCACATCGGTGGTCCGATGTTCTACATCAAGAATGGCCTGGGTCAGAAGTGGGCCTGGTTGGGCGGCCTGTTCGCCTTCTTTGGTGCCATCGCGGCCTTTGGCATCGGCAACACCGTACAGTCCAACTCTGTGGCAGATGCCTTGGCATCGAGCTTCAGCATTCCCCATTGGCTCACTGGTGTGGTCCTGATGGTGCTTTCTGGTGCGGTAATTCTTGGCGGGATCAAGCGTATCGCCAAGGTGGCCGGTAAGCTGGTCCCGATCATGGGTATCGCCTATATCGCAGCAGGCCTGGTGGTTCTGGCCATCAACGCTGAGCACATTGGTGCTGCTTTCGCTAGCATCTTCACCTATGCCTTCAACCCGCATGCCGCTGCTGGGGGTTTTGCTGGTGCTGCAGTCATGGCCGCCATTCGTTTCGGTGTAGCTCGCGGCATCTTTTCTAACGAAGCAGGCTTGGGTAGTGCTCCTATCGCCCACGCGGCAGCCCAGACCAAGAATCCAGTGCGTCAGGGCCTGATTGCCATGCTCGGTACTTTCATCGATACCATCATGGTCTGCTCTATTACCGCTCTGGTCATCCTGACCGCTCCGGTGTGGCTAACGGGCGAGGAAGGCGCGTCTCTGACGGCGCTGTCGTTCGACAATGCGCTGTCTGGTGCCGGTCAGTATATCGTTGCCATTGCGCTGGCCGTCTTTGCCTTCACCACGATTCTGGGCTGGTCCTTCTACGGTGAGAAGTGTTTCCAGTACCTTTTCGGCACACGCTCGATCATGATCTATCGCGTCCTGTTCGTGCTGGCCGTGCCGCTGGGTGCCGTTGCCAAACTGGGATTCATCTGGCTGATGGCCGATACCTTCAACGCCATGATGGCCATTCCCAACCTGATTGCCCTGGCACTGTTGTCGCCGGTGGTCTTCAAGCTGACCAAGGACTACTTCGACGGCAAGGACGTTCTGCCGGGCGAAGATCTCAACCACGACAAATCCTGA
- the gcvH gene encoding glycine cleavage system protein GcvH translates to MSSIPANLRYVDSHEWIQDNGDGTVTIGITDHAQESLGDVVFVELPEVGSSLNKGDEFGVIESVKAASDLYAPLDGEVVEVNEGLEDAPETVNDSPYGDGWILKLRIEDSSALDELLDADAYQAVVDAEG, encoded by the coding sequence ATGAGCTCAATTCCCGCCAATCTTCGCTACGTTGATAGCCATGAGTGGATCCAGGACAACGGTGACGGCACCGTGACCATTGGCATCACTGATCACGCACAGGAATCTCTCGGCGACGTGGTGTTCGTCGAACTCCCCGAAGTCGGTAGCAGCCTGAACAAAGGCGACGAGTTCGGCGTCATTGAATCCGTCAAGGCTGCGTCTGATCTCTATGCTCCGCTGGACGGAGAGGTCGTCGAAGTCAATGAAGGCCTGGAAGACGCACCGGAAACTGTCAACGATTCTCCCTATGGAGACGGCTGGATTCTCAAGCTTCGTATCGAAGACTCCAGCGCTCTCGACGAGCTGCTCGATGCGGATGCCTATCAGGCTGTTGTCGATGCCGAAGGCTGA